The genomic DNA CTGACGTATGACTTGGCGAGCAGTTTCCGCGTTCTGTTGGAGGTTAGCCACCACCATCTCCACTGTGACCGCCGCGTGGTCAGGATGCCAGCAGTCATAATCTGTCACTAAAGCCAGAGTAGCATAGGCAATTTCTGCTTCCCGCGCCAGTTTCGCTTCTGTGACATTGGTCATGCCGATAACGCTTGCGCCCCATTGGCGATATAAGTGGGATTCCGCTTGGCTAGAAAATGCTGGTCCCTCTATGCACAAATATACCCCCCCCCGATGGACATTTGCCCCTACCGCTGTAGCCGCTGTAGCTAATATCTCCGCCAGATAAGGACAGACAGGTTGACTAAAGGAAACATGGGCAACTATCCCTTCGCCAAAAAAAGTGTCTGCTCGTTTGTAGGTGCGATCGATAAACTGATGGGGCACGACTAAGTCCAAAGGGCATATTTCTGCCTGGAGGGAACCCACCGCTGAAGCCGACAGGATATACTTTACGCCCAGTTCCTTGAGGGCATAAATGTTGGCACGATAGGGCACCTCCTGGGGCAAAAGATGGTGAGTCCTGCCATGGCGGGGAAGAAAAACAACCTTGGCACCCCCTAGACTTCCCCCTAGTAAAGTGTCAGAAGTGGCACCAAAGGGAGTAACTACCGAAATCTCCTCTTGCAATTCCAGGTCAGGCATCTGGTACAGACCACTGCCGCCAATGATACCAATTGTGTATGTCATTTAATACTCCAAAGATGCGGTGTAAACCCCAGCCCGATCGGGTAGGCGGTACCATTTTCCTTCCTGCTTGCCCTTGGATAGACTCTTAGTGACACGGTCTTTTGCCACTTTGAATTGTTCAGGCGTGAGGTCTCTACCGTAGAGAGCGTAAACGATCGTATCAGTGTCAACGGCTCCCCCCTTAGTCTTGAGGACTTGAGCGATCGCTTCATGCATGGTCAGGTTGTGGTAAGGCTTGATAATCTTTAATCCTTGTACTCGCTCTCGCCGTCTGCCCTTAGGTTTTTGACTGGTAGTGCTGTTGACTGCTGGTTTATCGTTCACAGTCGCAGTGCCGTTCTTTGTGGCGACAGAGAGGAGAAGTTCCACTTGGGAAAGCTGCAGTTTAGCATATTCACGACAACGATCGAACTCCTCCAGGAGAGTGTGATAGGAATGACGAAGGGTGCGCAGGGATAGTTCTATTTGTTCAGGGGAGATGTCCATAGCTGTTTTCTCACTCATAGTTAAGGGGCTTTGTGCACTTCTACCAATAATATAGGACATTCTTTTGTGAAAGAGAATAATTTTTTGCGGGTGAAACTGGTATACCTGGCGTGGTAGGCTGTTATTCGTTTGTTTTTACAGGTCTTAATATCAAGCAATATGAAAACTGTGTGGGTATTTCCAGGACAAGGTTCACAAACTCCAGGTATGGGAGCTGATTTAGTAGACTCGGAAAAATTTAATCAAGCCTCGGAGGTGCTAGGGTGGTCAGTGGCAGAAGTCTGTCAAGGGGGCGGTGACATGCTCTCCCGCACAGATTTTACCCAGCCTTGTTTGTATGTTATTTCTGCTGTCCTCTCTGATTTTCTAAAAGAGCAGGGGCATTACCCTGATTTGGTCGCCGGCCACAGTTTGGGGGAATATTCTGCTCTCTACTGTGCGGGTGCCTTTGACTTCCTGACGGGCTTGCAATTAGTGCAACAACGATCGCTATTAATGTCGCAAGTAGAGGGGGGGAAGATGGTGGCGTTAATCGGCTATGACCGAGACAAGTTGGAATTTCTCCTCTCCCAGCGGCAGGATGTTGTCATTGCCAATGATAATAGTTTCGATCAGGTAGTGATTTCTGGCTTGGAGACAGCTGTGGCAGAGGTTGTGGCAGAACTAAAGCCGAAACGGGCAATTTACCTACCTGTCAGTGGTGCCTTTCATTCTCCTTTCATGGCGACAGCAGCAGCGGCATTTAAGCATCATCTCGATCGGGTTACTTTCTCTGATTTATCTGTACCGTTGCTCTCCAATGTGGCTCCCCAATCCCCGACAACCAATGGTGCCCTTTGTCACAAGTATTTAGCGGAACAGATGACAGCCCCTGTGCGTTGGCGAGAATTGTGTTTACACTTACCAGCCTTGGGGTGTGAACAAGTGATTGAAGTGGGAGCAGGCAGAGTTCTCACAGGCTTGATCAAGCGCACAGTACCTGGTCTCAAACTGGTCAATATCAGTGACCGACAACAAGTACTGGAATTGGCATCTGCTGATATGAGGAAGTGAAATCATCTCTGGCGGGACAATGGTTCTTGCTTAGGATTGATACCATAATGCTATCGGCATCCTTAGTTTGTCATTGGATGATAAACCAAGAGGGCAAAGCAGCAAAATTTACTACGGCTGTAAACAAATCTAAGATACCTGCACTCTATAGCTCAAGTATCATCCTAAAGCCCTGTCTCGCCAGATTATGCTAAGCAGTTGTCGAGGTCTGATAGAAGTATTAAAGGTTTACAGCAAGACGATTCTGGATTATTTACATCATCGGGACAGTGCTAATTAGGAATTGATGCACGATCGGTAACAAAGGACTGAGATTGATTGATTACTTTGCCGGAGCAGCAGATTCTGGTAATTAATGAAATTAGACTAGTATTGGGGTCAAGGGTTATACTCAAACTTATCAGGATAATTCTGGATGGACAAGTTTCTGAGGTTGGGTATAGAGGATATTTACGTTGAATGACCTATGATAGACTCAGGTTTACCAAGAGGGCTGTTAGGATGATAGTCCCATGATTTCACTGCTGTCAATGAAGCAATTCAATCTGAAGAATAGTGTTACATTCCTCCAGCTATCCAAGAGCTTCTGAGATTGGGAAAATGCCATCCCAAGCTAGATTAGGATTATAAGTACTTAGTCTCCACAAAGCAAAAGTCCTTCTGTCTTGGACAGAGCTTCACGGGATAGTGCAAAGTTTTATACAATGAATCATAGAGTTATATGGTTTGACTAGTGATTAAGGACTGCTTATGGTTTAATAGAATCAGCTACTACACGGGTTCCTTAGCCATATCTTACTGCAATATTGTGGTAGGACTGAAGATATGCTCCTAAACTTTCTCAAAAGAACAGTATCTTCTTATGCATAACGTTTCCAAGGTTGGGGTTAAGGCAGCAGTAGTTGTGCTTTCTATCATGGGCGCACTAATCATTTTGCCGTGGTCATTGGCGCTTCCTGCCAGTGCTTCCCCAGTCCCACCGCAACCGCAGCAGGTGCTACGGGTGGCAACGCGCATTATCGAGCCCCTGGTTGTGGAGCAAGGTGACATGCTAACTGGCTTCAGCATTGACCTATGGCGCGAGGTGGCACGCCGTGCTGGGTTGAAATACCAGTTTGTCAAAATAGACACTTTACAGGCAATGCTCAGGGCAGTCGAATACGGATATGCCGACGTTGCTATTGCAGCAATCAGTATGACACCTGAACGCGAGGCTCGTCTTGATTTTGCCCATTCCTACTACCAGTCTGGGTTGCAGATTATGGCACCGATTCGGAAGACTAGTTTCCTCAGGCTGTTATCCAACATTCCGTGGCTAGAATTGCTGGGTGTGGTCGGTGGATTCTGTTTTCTGGTTTTGATTGCTGCCCATGCCATCTGGCTGGTTGAGCGAGGGCACAACCCAGATTTCCCAAAGAGTTACCTGCGCGGTGTTGGTGAGGGAATTTGGTGGGCTGTGGTCACAGTCCTCACTGTTGGCTATGGCGACCGCACACCGAAGCAACCCTTGGGGAGAGGAATCGCTATTCTCTGGATGTTCACCGGTCTGTTCCTCGTTGCCCAGCTCACTGCGACAATCAGTGCACGACTCACTTTGCAGGGACTACAAGGTCACATTAGTGGGTTCGAGGATTTGCCTGGCAAGCGCATAGTCACCATTGCTGGCACTACAGCCGATCGGTTTCTGACCACCCGTGGCATTGAGCACGACACAGTCAGACGAGTCAAGGAAGCGTACACACGCTTGCAAACTAATCAGTCT from Pseudanabaenaceae cyanobacterium SKYG29 includes the following:
- the mtnP gene encoding S-methyl-5'-thioadenosine phosphorylase codes for the protein MTYTIGIIGGSGLYQMPDLELQEEISVVTPFGATSDTLLGGSLGGAKVVFLPRHGRTHHLLPQEVPYRANIYALKELGVKYILSASAVGSLQAEICPLDLVVPHQFIDRTYKRADTFFGEGIVAHVSFSQPVCPYLAEILATAATAVGANVHRGGVYLCIEGPAFSSQAESHLYRQWGASVIGMTNVTEAKLAREAEIAYATLALVTDYDCWHPDHAAVTVEMVVANLQQNAETARQVIRQAVAMITANPPVSPAHSALKQAILTDLRQVPPERLQALAPILRPYLPGIG
- the fabD gene encoding ACP S-malonyltransferase; translated protein: MKTVWVFPGQGSQTPGMGADLVDSEKFNQASEVLGWSVAEVCQGGGDMLSRTDFTQPCLYVISAVLSDFLKEQGHYPDLVAGHSLGEYSALYCAGAFDFLTGLQLVQQRSLLMSQVEGGKMVALIGYDRDKLEFLLSQRQDVVIANDNSFDQVVISGLETAVAEVVAELKPKRAIYLPVSGAFHSPFMATAAAAFKHHLDRVTFSDLSVPLLSNVAPQSPTTNGALCHKYLAEQMTAPVRWRELCLHLPALGCEQVIEVGAGRVLTGLIKRTVPGLKLVNISDRQQVLELASADMRK
- a CDS encoding transporter substrate-binding domain-containing protein, with amino-acid sequence MGALIILPWSLALPASASPVPPQPQQVLRVATRIIEPLVVEQGDMLTGFSIDLWREVARRAGLKYQFVKIDTLQAMLRAVEYGYADVAIAAISMTPEREARLDFAHSYYQSGLQIMAPIRKTSFLRLLSNIPWLELLGVVGGFCFLVLIAAHAIWLVERGHNPDFPKSYLRGVGEGIWWAVVTVLTVGYGDRTPKQPLGRGIAILWMFTGLFLVAQLTATISARLTLQGLQGHISGFEDLPGKRIVTIAGTTADRFLTTRGIEHDTVRRVKEAYTRLQTNQSDAFVYDAPILNYYASHAGKGKVRVVGELLQPDPYGIALPQKSPYREAINIAVLELYIDGTHQQLTQRWFSKV